A stretch of the Aegilops tauschii subsp. strangulata cultivar AL8/78 chromosome 4, Aet v6.0, whole genome shotgun sequence genome encodes the following:
- the LOC109739697 gene encoding uncharacterized protein, which yields MPRHVFNRIREGVVAYDDYFVRKEDDLGKVGFSSYQKCTTAIRKLAYRILGDLIGDYVRMSESTCLEFMYGFCKAVVAVFGPTYLGEPTAADTTRLLVINADRGFLGMLGSINLFKRLAEGNCLEVNVETNGYHYSKGYCLANGIYPQWTTLVKTIPNPIGEKRQRFAQAQESARDVERAFGILQSR from the exons ATGCCTAGACATGTGTTCAATCGTATTCGGGAAGGGGTGGTGGCATACGATGATTATTTCGTGCGCAAGGAGGATGACTTGGGAAAGGTTGGCttctcctcttatcagaaatgcactaCAGCTATTCGGAAGCTTGCATACAGAATACTCGGTGATCTTATTGGTGACTATGTACGCATGAGTGAGTCCACATGCCTAGAATTCATGTACGGGTTCTGCAAGGCTGTGGTAGCAGTGTTTGGCCCGACGTACTTGGGAGAGCCAACTGCTGCAGATACAACCCGATTGTTGGTGATCAATGCAGATAGGGGCTTTCTGGGGATGCTTGGTAGCATAAATT TGTTCAAAAGGCTTGCAGAAGGCAACTGCCTAGAGGTCAATGTTGAGACCAACGGCTACCACTACAGCAAAGGATACTGCCTAGCTAatggtatctatcctcagtggactACCCTTGTGAAGACAATCCCCAACCCGATAGGAGAGAAGAGGCAGAGATTTGCTCAAGCACAAGAGAGTGCTAGGGATGTGGAGCGTGCTTTTGGTATTCTTCAATCTCGATGA
- the LOC109739688 gene encoding uncharacterized protein, whose product MASAPAPAPPPPSSPASGQAPATKNPPAVPPPDLALATNPFDALLPSVAPPPSPFFDPPYVKAGQVALRCFLGCSNAMGLEFKDDCCYYLRLDITTPAMHLASPLYIVFDYCNHHLDAIAVAALLQAALGGSATDFFVAKCSPLIFRFHVASARVAELILAQSTIRHRNYSFSFARTLPPLPPPSHSVATCMSIAQLLQILEDLGLDFEGVAWAQCRSSVSIHPPNQPHGFRMYAHVIQFPFALDTITLGLILASLFGGVHHQFNVTDNGDSYFSFTVASTDVATRIASMGDFRKLGMLIRFPWPLPMGGARRSPSGVALPSSFGATPPSPSAVDPTILPSASTTLDLPKERRQRPGISSFYRLVNC is encoded by the exons ATGGCTTCCGCTCCCGCtcccgctccccctcctccctcctcgcCGGCCTCCGGCCAAGCTCCAGCCACCAAAAACCCtccggccgtccctccgcctgacCTAGCTCTAGCCACCAACCCTTTCGACGCGCTCCTCCCCTCTGTTGCACCACCACCCTCGCCATTCTTCGACCCGCCCTATGTCAAAGCCGGCCAGGTTGCGCTCCGCTGCTTCCTGGGCTGCAGTAATGCCATGGGACTGGAGTTCAAAGATGATTGCTGCTACTACCTCCGCCTCGACATCACCACCCCAGCCATGCACCTCGCCTCGCCGCTCTACATCGTCTTCGACTACTGCAACCACCACCTTGATGCCATAGCTGTCGCCGCTCTGCTTCAAGCCGCCCTTGGTGGCTCTGCTACTGACTTCTTCGTCGCCAAATGCTCTCCCCTGATCTTCCGCTTCCATGTTGCCTCTGCGCGTGTTGCAGAGCTCATCCTCGCCCAATCCACAATCCGTCACCGCAACTACTCATTCTCTTTCGCTAGAACCCTGCCCCCCCTCCCACCTCCATCCCACTCTGTTGCGACTTGTATGTCGATTGCACAACTGCTCCAAATCCTGGAGGATCTGGGCCTCGACTTCGAAGGCGTGGCTTGGGCACAATGTCGATCGTCAGTCTCCATTCATCCACCAAACCAGCCACACGGATTCCGCATGTACGCGCACGTCATACAGTTTCCTTTCGCCCTTGATACCATTACCTTGGGCCTCATCCTCGCTAGCCTCTTCGGCGGCGTCCACCACCAATTCAACGTCACGGATAACGGAGACTCCTACTTCTCCTTCACTGTTGCCTCGACTGACGTTGCCACGCGCATCGCCTCCATGGGCGACTTCCGCAAGCTGGGCATGCTGATCCGCTTCCCTTGGCCACTGCCTATGGGGGGTGCCCGTCGCTCGCCTTCTGGGGTCGCCTTGCCGTCGTCGTTTGGTGCCACACCTCCTTCACCGTCGGCGGTCGACCCTACAATCCTGCCATCTGCGTCAACAACTCTTGATCTGCCAAAGGAGCGTCGTCAACGGCCGGGTATTAGCTCCTTTTATC GCCTAGTGAACTGCTAG